GCGGCAGTGTGTTCCAATACTGACGGAATGCCTCATTACCCCTTCCCAGTAAGGCGTTAGCCTGTATGAACCATGTAACCGGGTGATTGAAGGTTGAAGCGTTTTCCTTTTTACCGGGTGCTTCACGGGTGGCTGCACCTATGGAAGCATCGGATTTGGTGTATTCAGGTGCACAGATCAGGGGACCGTGTCCGAAGTCAAGATTCTTTAGTACAGAATCAAGACACTTTGTAGCCTTTTCCCCTTCAGCAACACCAGCGATTACAGCCCAGGTCTGTGAGTTGAGGTACATTGAACCCTCTTTATTTTCCTTTGAACCTTCTTTGCGATTCGGGAAATTCTCATCGCATGTCAATCTCCAGAACCAATCCCCATCCCAGCCAATCTCATTTATCGACTTTTTCAGTACCTCATAGGCTTTCTTGTACTCCTCTTTCTTTGCCTCGTAATAGGAGGAGCGATTTTTGTTTGAATCGTATTCAAAAATCTCTTCGAAATATTTGAATGCAAGGGCAAGCTGTTCTGCAACCATCATAGATTCCCCTTTGCCCTGTTTTCCGCACTCGTTAAGATCATCGTTCCAGTCTCCACCGAGCATAAGCGGGATATCTCTTTCTGAGCGGCATTTCCATACTTTGTCAATACCCACACAAAGATGCTCAAGAACAGTACCCTTCGTGTGATCCTTTACATACTCGGGAATATCGTTCCAGAAAGGAACCACGCTGTCATTAAAACCATTTGCACAATGAAGAACTCCATCAATTTCTTTTGTGGGGACTTCTTCCAGAGCCCGGTAAGGGACTACTTCATCTAGAATACTGTAATCTTCTGTTTCCCTCAGATAATAAGCCAGTGCAATTGCCATCCAGAGCGGATCATCAGAATGGTTTGTAAAAACGTGTCCAGAAGCCTGTGCGCGATAGAAGTGATGATACACATATCCGTTCACAAACATGTGTGCAAAGAGCTCCTTTATCATCTCCTTTGCACCCTCAGGCTGAAACATTATAAACCCGAGCAGATCCTGTGCAGCATCCCGATACCCCACACCATAAGAGAGACCAAGGTGATAACGGGAAGCATCACGGCCACATCTGAAAGTTGTTTCAAGCTGAATTTTATTCCAGACATTCAGATGATTATTTACTTTCTGAACTGGGGTGTCAACAACGACCTTTGAATAAAACTCATCATAGTATTTCCTGAGGTTGTCATATGAGGCATCAACCTTTTCCATTGAGTTGAGGTCTTTCATAACAGAAGTAATCTGTTTTTCATAGGCATTATCCAGGCGATCGGCCACACCTACGACAACGCAGAACTCAAGGGTCTCCCCTGCTTTCAATGTTAAATTACTCTGCAGCGCTCCGCAGAAATGTCCTGAAGTGGTGCGAGAATTTGTAAGCTTTCCATCTTCAACACATTTAGGATTCTGCTCCGAACGATAAACACTTCCTACAAACTTTTCTCTTTCAGTTTCAAACCCATGTACAGGAAGTCCTGCAAAACTCATGAAAGCAACTTTACCCCAGCAGCCTTCATCCTTGTCCTGCTGATCTTCCGGCAAGTATGAGACACCGATTTTGTTTTCGGCAATAAGCGCGTTGCATTTTTCACTGAAGAAAGCTTCTTTGAAATGAGCATTGTTTGGCTGCTCAACAAGGTCATCCAGAGCATCTCCGGGAACCCATTCCACATAAGGGAAGAGAGAGAGATCTCTGTCCCCGCCCACATTTTCTATTGTATAGCGCCATATCTCAACATCCTTATCCTTTGGCACAAAGAATGTCACTTTGTGTTTGAGCCCTTTGTATTTGCTTGTTATGGTGGTGTAACCTCTTCCGTGCCGGCACTCATAATCTTCAAGCTCTGTAAGGGTAGGCTGCCATGTGGGCGAATAATACTCTGCGCTACGATTATCTCTGATGTAGAGATAGCGTCCAGGACGGTCTTCAGGAAGTGCATTGTAGCGACGTCTTGTGATTCTTCCATTGAGAGGTGAGATGAAATAGCTGAATCCGCCACCTGTATTGGAGATAAGTGCATGATATCTACCGTTAATTGAATAATTTATCCAAGGCTGCGGAGTATCAGGTCTGGTTATGACAAACTCTAAACCATCCTCTGTAAAATAGCCATATTTACCCATTCCTTTTCCCTCCTAAATAGTTATTTAAATTTATATCACTTAAGTTTTTGTCAAACTATACTTTTAAACCTGGGCATGATTCATAAAATAAAAATAGCAGGCCCGGGTATCAACCATATATATGTACCTATTTCAAAGCTTACTTTCTGTTTTCAGTTTTCAGATGTAAATTTCATTTATCTTTGAAATTGTATGAAATCTGATAAGTGTCATTTTCAAGCTTTGTTTTGACTTCGTAGCCTGAATTGTAGAATACAGAAAGCATAAGCTCATTTTTGACAAGCACCTTTGCCTCAAACCCTTCAACTCCGCGTTTACGGGCTATATCGGTAAGGATATTCATAAGATATGTTCCAATCCCCTTTGATTGCCAGTCATCCCGAACAGCAAATGAGATTTCAGCCATCTTTGTGGCCTTGTTCAGGTAGTAATGGGCAATACCAACAATCTGCTCTCCCCCAACATCCTGCACAACAGCAGCTATGGCCATATCGTTTGAGTAATCGATTGTGGTGAAATCCTGAATAAATTGCTGTGGAAATGATTTTGTAGGTTCATAGAACCTGAAAGCAATTGACTGCTCGGAAAGCGCATAGAACATATCCCTCAGGGCTGTTTCGTCTGATGGGCGTATGGGACGGAAATGAATATTTGTACCATCAGAAAGTGTGCGTGAAGTTTCATATTCCTTGGGATAATAGGGGCCTTTTGAAGGAAGCTCTTTTTGGTGCGGGTAGATGTAGGAGTGAGTCTTGGCTTCCTTTAGTATCTCATTACGAAAATCAGGATGGGCGATTTCTGCCAGTGCAAGTACACGCTCCCGTATATTTTTCCCAAAGAGATTTACAATCCCGTACTCAGTAACTATATAATGCACATCGGCACGGTTGAGCACCACTCCCGCTCCCTCTGTCAGTTTGGGAACAATTTTGGAAGCTTTACCGTCCGGAGATGTTGAACGAAGGGCGACGATCGATTTTCCATCCCTTGCCCGTGAAGCTCCTCTGTTGAAATCCCCCAATCCACCGATTCCGCTGTGAAATTTGTAACCTACAGAATCGGAACAGACCTGACCTGTCATATCCACTTCAACGGCCTCGTTTATCGCAACCATCCTGTTGTGTTCACTTATGATATTGGGATCGTTTACATATTCAGAGGGGCGAAATTCAAATATCGGGTTTTCATGAACAAAATCATACAGTTTACGGCTACCCATACAGAAGCTAGCGGTGATTTTACCTCTGTTCTTTGTTTTACGCGATCCGTTTACGATACCTTTTTCCACAAGGGGAATAATGGACTCATTAAACATTTCAGTATGAATTCCAAGATCTTTTTTGTCTTCGAGGTAACTGAGAACAGCCTGGGGTATATTTCCTATTCCCACCTCCAGAGTAGAGCCATCCTCAATAAGTGAGGCTATATTCAGAGCAATAGCTTCTGTTACCGGATCTGCTTTGGGCTGGTTGTATTCGAGCAGATCTCTCTGGCTCAGCACAACTGCATCTACCATTTCAACAGGGATAAAAGAGTCTCCCATAGTACGGGGCATATTCGGGTTAACTTCCACAATTATGGTGAGACTGTTTTCAGCTGCAGCTTTCACGATATCAACAGAAATACCCAGGCTAAGGTTGCCGTTTCTGTCGGGCGGACTTGTCTGAACCAGTGCCACATCAATGGGCAGTCTTCCTGTGCGGAAAAGGGTTGGTATTTCCGAGAGGTAAATTGGCAGATAATCTCCCCGGCCCCCGGCAATAGCCTCTCTTACATTTTCGGCCAGAAAAAAACTGTGGGCTCTGAACTTCTTTGCATACTCTTCCTTAATATAGGGAGCATCACCCTGGGTCAGGAAATGATAAATTTCCGAATCAACGATATTGTTTCCATCCTTAACCAGTTCATCCACAAGAGTCTGGGGCTGACCACACCCTGTACCGATAAAGATACGATCTCCAGGATTTATCTTACGGATGGCGGATTCGGCATCCATAACCTTCTTCTCATAAAGAGTTTCCCATGCTGGCATTACCCGTTCTCCTTTTCTAATACAATTCTTGCATCAACCACAAAAGCCCCGTCGCCCTCGTGGCCCACCTTAAGCGGGTTTATATCGATTTCAGAGATTTCAGGAAAGTCAATAACTAACTGTGACATTCGCTGCAGATTCTCGACAATAGCCAAAATATCATAGGGTTTTTCCCCGCGGGCCCCCGTAAGAAGCTTGTAGGATTTGGTACTTTCGATCATCTTGATACATTCTTCACTGGTAAGCGGAGCCAAACCGAAAGAGACATCTTTAAGCACTTCCACAAATATTCCACCCAAACCAAACATCAGAACGGGTCCAAACTGAGGATCTTTTTTCATCCCCAAAATAACCTCACGTCCCCCAAAGATCATTCTTTCAATCAGTACTCCCTTGATATCCGCATCTGGCTTTTTTCTCTTAACCCGAAGCATCATCAGTTCAAACGCATCTTCAACAGCAGAGGCATTCTGCATCCCGACCTTCACACCACCCACATCAGACTTATGAAGGATATCGGGAGAGGAGATTTTCATGGCAACAGGAAACCCTACTTCAGAGCTGAATTTGGCAGCTTCTTCCACATTTGTTGCCACAAGTCCCGGAGGTACATTGAAATTATAGGCTTTCAGTATAGCTTTGGCATCAGCCTCACCTATCTCCATGTACCCTGTACTCATTATGGCCCTTATGGTTTTGATTACAGGTATTTTATTAACTGCAAAGCGCTCCACAACACGCAGCGGACGGCTCTTGTATCTTGAATAGGTCACCATTTCCCGCATTGCGCGTGCAGCACGCTCCGGAATTGAATACTGGGGGATGCGGTTTTCTCTGAGAATCTCAACACCTTTTGAAACGATATCTGCTCCCATGAAACAGGCAAGTATCGGTTTTTCATATTTTTTTGAACACTCCACTATTGCATTTGCGATTGCAACATCATCGGTCATTTTTTGTGGTGTAAGAATAACGATAAGACTATCCACTTTATCGCTGGCAAGCAGTGTGTCCATAGAGCTTCCGTACAGATCCCCACCGGCATCACCCAGAACATCGACCGGGTTGTGCACCGAAGCGGCACAAGGAAGCTCCTTCATAAGATTCTCCTTGACCCCATCATCAAGTTTAGCCATCTTCAGCCCAGCCATTTCCAATGCGTCGGTCATCATGATTCCGGGACCACCGGCGTTGGTTACAACTGCAACTCTGTCACCTTTGGGCAGAGGCTGATAGGCAAACGCGGTTGAAATATCGAAAAGATGCTCTATTGAATCCACTCTGATCACACCGGAACGTTCGAAAGCACTGTTGTATGCACTGTCCGCTCCAGCAAGACTGCCGGTGTGAGATGATGCAGCCTGAGCACCCGCAGCGGTACGTCCCGATTTAAGAATAAGAATCGGCTTTGTTTTACCTACACGCTCGGCAACACGCATAAACTCCTGACCTCTGGAGATATCTTCCAGATAAGCAGCGATAACCTTGGTGTTATCGTCGTAGTGAAGATTATTGAGGAAATCCACTTCATCCAGCGCTGCTTTATTCCCAAGAGATGCCAGCATCGAGAAACCAATCCTGTTTTCAACCGACATATCCTGAATAGCAGTTATAAGCGCACCCGATTGTGATATAAGTCCGATCGAACCGGCTTCATTCAATCCCTGACCAAAAGAAGCATTCAGTTTATGCCATGGATTTATCAGCCCAAGACAGTTGGGACCTACCATGGTCATGTTGTTCTGACGTACAATCTGAACAATTTCTCTTTGTAGTTTACGTCCCTCTTCACCCGTTTCTCCGAAACCGGCAGTAATCACAATAACAGCTTTCACTCCGTTTGATGCACAGTCTCTTAGCATCGGGATTACCAAATCACGTTTTATAACAATAACCGCCAGATCTACAGTCCCGGGAACCTCATCCAGCGATTTATAACATTTCACACCCAGAATCTCGTCAACCTTGGGGTTTATAGGATAGATATCTCCTTCAAAGCCACCCTTTATGATATTATCAAGGACATTATTACCAACCTTTTTACTGTCGGAGGAAGCACCTATCACAGCAACAGATTTAGGACGAAGTAGCTTTTCAAAATTCATAAAAAAATTCCCTTTCATCTACCCTATTAAAACTGTTCTAAAAAAAGGAGTTTAACCATTTAACTACAAAAAGAAAAGTAGATAAAAATACATTGTGCCGTAACACAAAAGGCTTCAGATCTACATCAAAAACCATTATTTTTGTTTTATATTAAAAAAGCATGGCAATCGGCCAGCATATTTCTTTGCTACAGCTGAAAATATGTAAAAGAGGCTCTGGAAATGAAAACTAAACCCGCTGCATTCATCCATTCCAAAGAGATAGAACGATATCACTACCCACCTGACAATCCATTTAAAACGGAACGTGCTTCCATGACACGGAAAATCCTGCTTGAACACAACCTGTTTACCGGCAATGGTCGTTTTGAAGAAGCTCCCAGACCGGCTAAGGAAAATGAGCTTCTGCTTTTCCACAGCAAAGAGTATCTTGAAACATTGAAAAGAGTTTCGCAGGGGAGATTCAGATCTGAGGATTTCCAGATGGGGCTTGGGACCGGTGACTGTCCGGTTTTCCCCGACCTCTACGCTTATTCCAAACTGGCTTCAGGGGGGACAATTCGGGCAGCAGAGCTTATTCTTGAAGAGAAAGCGCAGCTGGCGTTCAACCCTTCCGGGGGATTTCATCACGCATACAGCAATGAGGCCGGGGGGTTCTGTTACATAAACGATGTTGCACTTGCCTGTAAAATTTTTCAAAAAGCAGGTAAGAGGGTTTTTTGTCTCGATATCGATGCACATCACGGAAACGGAACAGAAACAGCCTTCATTGATGACAACTCAGTTTTCACTGTCTCACTACACCAAAGCGGTACAACACTGTTTCCCGGGACCGGATTTGAACATGAGATCGGCATCGGAGCGGGAAAAGGGTTCAATGTAAATGTTCCACTTCCGGCGGGGTGTGATGATGAACTGTACCTCTCGGCCTATAACAGTATTGTGCCAGTGCTGCTTGAAAAATTCAACCCCGATGTTTTGGTAATTGAAATCGGGATGGATACATTATCAGCAGACCCTCTGAGCAATCTTAATCTGACTATTAAAGTAATTGCAGATATACTTCCTAAGCTCCGCGATACAGAAATCCCGATCCTCGCAACGGGAGGAGGGGGTTACAATCCACGGGATGCAGCAAGAAGCTGGGCTTTTGCCTGGAGTGTGTTATGCGGTGTGGAAACTGTTGAGGATGTAGGGGGAAGAATTTTTCATGACAAACATCTTGCCCAAGAATCAGGCTACTTCACCCCTTCGTCTCCAATGACCCAAAGGAGCAACTCAGAATTGGTCAGCAATATTCTAGAAAAGATAAAAAGGATAATTTTTCCACTACACGGAATAAAGAATTAGCAGGGGATAATTTTTTCACCCTGCTTTGAAACCATGCCGGGAATTCGGACCGCATTACACCTGCAAGCAAAGTATCTGTGAACTGCAACTCTATTGCGGCATTGAGCTTTTCTATCCTGCATTATTCTGCACAGGAACCTTTATCATCAATGCAACAGCAGCAGCAATGATACATGCTATCCCCGCGACAACGAAAGCTGCCTGATAATTCCCCACTGCAAACATTTTTTCCGCAATCTCCCCAATATTATTGGAAACCAGGTATGGAATGTTTGATTCCACACGCATCAATTTTGCAGCAAGAAAAGGTCCGACAATTCCGCCTGCACCATAAGCAGTATACATCCATCCGTAATTAACCCCTAAATGCTTTGTCCCGAAATAATCAGCAGTTAAAGCAGGGTAAATTGCAAGAAAACCTCCAAAACACAACCCCACAACACCGATTCCCAACAGAAACAATGGGAAACTCTGCATAGAGTTGAGCATAAGCATCACAGTCCCGCATAAAATGAACATAACAACTAATGTAGTTTTCCTGCCAATAGTATCAGAGATCTTCCCCCAGATAATCCGTCCCCCGGAATTAAACAGTGCCAGAATGGAGACTGCCATTGCACCCAAAGCCCCGATTCTTAGAAATTCAGCTTCCGGAACCGGAGGCACTATATCTGCAATACCCATCGACTGCCAGATCGGAGAGGCTTTCATGATCACCTGCAGCCCTGCGGTGCAGCCAGCAAAATAGGTTATCCATAAAAACCAAAAAGCTGGTGTTCTGAGCATTTGCGAAGGGGTGAAATCGGCTGATTTTAAGGATGAACCGTCTGCCTGTTTTGGAGGACTCCACCCTGGAGGAGAATATCCTTCGGGCGGATTTCTGAGCAACTGCGCCCCGGCCACAACCGCCACCAGAAAAATTATTCCAAGCGCCATGAAAGTATTGAACACCCCAAGACGTGGAAGGGTAAAAAGATCGACAGCAAAAACCTGATAGGCACCTCCGGAAACAAGCCCTCTTGCCAGAGGGGCAAAAAAGAACGCCCCGGCTCCAAACCCCGCTACAGCCAGTCCCGATATTAGCCCCCGTTTATCGGGAAACCATTTGACACAGGTTGCAATGGGGCACACATACCCAGCTCCTATCCCTATTCCACCAAGAATTGAAAAGGTGATTATTAACCAGATTAACGCCATAGGTGGAGAGAAATATTGAGTAAACCTGGCAAGAATCAGTCCCACACCCAGAATGATCCCTCCCGCAGTTGCAACTTTCCTCGGTCCGAGACGATCCTGAAAGCGCCCCCCGAATATCACAGCAAGCGCAAATGATGCCAGTACAAGTTGAGCTGGCAGGGTCACTGCAGTTTCAGACCATGAAGGATACACACTCATAAGCGGTGTCTGGAATACACTCCAGATATAAACCGCTCCAAGGCTTACCTGAATGATTAAAGCCCCTGCCACAACAAACCAACGGTTAAACACCTTCTCACCCGACATACCCTGCTCCTTACAAGCTGAAAAGAGAAATTTAAGATGGACAAATTGGGTACACAATCCAACCCCTGAACACTTAAAATAAATGAAGCCATTAAGAAAATGCCCTGTTACATCAAAGCACCGGTGCAGAATTTTCGATAGGTGAAGGTATTTCGTTTTTAACACCAAAAGGATTGTGTTTTTTTCTCCCTGATTTATAATCCTCCCATACCAGGGCCACAAAGCAGCCACTCTTTAATCCAAATTTTTTGAGATGATACACTTTCGCGCCTAATACACCGTTCTGTATTGCTCGTCTTGTTGCACGTCTGAACTCTGTATCCCACAGAGCTCAGACGTGAAGAATACAGCATAACAGAAAAAAGCAGAGATTTAGTTTCCAAAAAGCTCAACTTGAGAGACTGAACCTGAAGTAGGGATTCAGAATAGAATCTTTTTGAGTGTTGTTGTTTCTGACCTTAACCGCTTTTGATTATCACCTAAGCGGTTATCACAAATAAATTCAGAAAAGCAGTCGAGAGTTTCACCTTTGTAAATTTTATGGAGCCCAGTTTGCTCTCTTTATCCAAGAGAAGAATAATAAAGAAAAACATAAAACAATAGTTTTGACCTAAGATTAAGAGGTTTTTTCACTTTTCCGAGATTCTTTATGACAAAAATCTAAAAAGAGAAGACTTCAGTTTGAGCCTCCCTGTATCAGCTTGCGAGGCCCCCCCTTTCTCAAGGATTCTTTTTTGGCTTCCCTTTCGAAAGGATTTTGCTATGAGTAAAAATATAGGTATTCTATCTATGCAGAAAGTCGTTAACTATGGTTCATTTCTACAGGCATTCGGATTAAAAAAGTTACTCGAAAATTTTAAATACGATGTGTTTTTTCTGGATATAGAATCAGGCGAGCACCTGCCTGGATTGGAAAGCAGGAAAAAACCACTCCATTCCAGAATAAGCAAACTGGCCACATCTTTTTGTCCCGGGAAAAGATCACCCTTCAATACAGAAGAGAAACAGTTTTTA
This is a stretch of genomic DNA from Chitinispirillum alkaliphilum. It encodes these proteins:
- a CDS encoding N,N'-diacetylchitobiose/cellobiose phosphorylase is translated as MGKYGYFTEDGLEFVITRPDTPQPWINYSINGRYHALISNTGGGFSYFISPLNGRITRRRYNALPEDRPGRYLYIRDNRSAEYYSPTWQPTLTELEDYECRHGRGYTTITSKYKGLKHKVTFFVPKDKDVEIWRYTIENVGGDRDLSLFPYVEWVPGDALDDLVEQPNNAHFKEAFFSEKCNALIAENKIGVSYLPEDQQDKDEGCWGKVAFMSFAGLPVHGFETEREKFVGSVYRSEQNPKCVEDGKLTNSRTTSGHFCGALQSNLTLKAGETLEFCVVVGVADRLDNAYEKQITSVMKDLNSMEKVDASYDNLRKYYDEFYSKVVVDTPVQKVNNHLNVWNKIQLETTFRCGRDASRYHLGLSYGVGYRDAAQDLLGFIMFQPEGAKEMIKELFAHMFVNGYVYHHFYRAQASGHVFTNHSDDPLWMAIALAYYLRETEDYSILDEVVPYRALEEVPTKEIDGVLHCANGFNDSVVPFWNDIPEYVKDHTKGTVLEHLCVGIDKVWKCRSERDIPLMLGGDWNDDLNECGKQGKGESMMVAEQLALAFKYFEEIFEYDSNKNRSSYYEAKKEEYKKAYEVLKKSINEIGWDGDWFWRLTCDENFPNRKEGSKENKEGSMYLNSQTWAVIAGVAEGEKATKCLDSVLKNLDFGHGPLICAPEYTKSDASIGAATREAPGKKENASTFNHPVTWFIQANALLGRGNEAFRQYWNTLPPNLSDDQDKFVVEPYVYPEYTTGPSHPDHGRGGHSWLTGTAPWMFIAGVEFILGLKPWYNGLVIDPCIPASWPGFKATRVFRGTTYNINVINPDSVERGVKEVLLDGKKIEGNKIPDLRDGKEHEVLVTMGK
- a CDS encoding Acetoin utilization acuC protein, giving the protein MKTKPAAFIHSKEIERYHYPPDNPFKTERASMTRKILLEHNLFTGNGRFEEAPRPAKENELLLFHSKEYLETLKRVSQGRFRSEDFQMGLGTGDCPVFPDLYAYSKLASGGTIRAAELILEEKAQLAFNPSGGFHHAYSNEAGGFCYINDVALACKIFQKAGKRVFCLDIDAHHGNGTETAFIDDNSVFTVSLHQSGTTLFPGTGFEHEIGIGAGKGFNVNVPLPAGCDDELYLSAYNSIVPVLLEKFNPDVLVIEIGMDTLSADPLSNLNLTIKVIADILPKLRDTEIPILATGGGGYNPRDAARSWAFAWSVLCGVETVEDVGGRIFHDKHLAQESGYFTPSSPMTQRSNSELVSNILEKIKRIIFPLHGIKN
- a CDS encoding 4-hydroxybutyrate coenzyme A transferase, whose product is MPAWETLYEKKVMDAESAIRKINPGDRIFIGTGCGQPQTLVDELVKDGNNIVDSEIYHFLTQGDAPYIKEEYAKKFRAHSFFLAENVREAIAGGRGDYLPIYLSEIPTLFRTGRLPIDVALVQTSPPDRNGNLSLGISVDIVKAAAENSLTIIVEVNPNMPRTMGDSFIPVEMVDAVVLSQRDLLEYNQPKADPVTEAIALNIASLIEDGSTLEVGIGNIPQAVLSYLEDKKDLGIHTEMFNESIIPLVEKGIVNGSRKTKNRGKITASFCMGSRKLYDFVHENPIFEFRPSEYVNDPNIISEHNRMVAINEAVEVDMTGQVCSDSVGYKFHSGIGGLGDFNRGASRARDGKSIVALRSTSPDGKASKIVPKLTEGAGVVLNRADVHYIVTEYGIVNLFGKNIRERVLALAEIAHPDFRNEILKEAKTHSYIYPHQKELPSKGPYYPKEYETSRTLSDGTNIHFRPIRPSDETALRDMFYALSEQSIAFRFYEPTKSFPQQFIQDFTTIDYSNDMAIAAVVQDVGGEQIVGIAHYYLNKATKMAEISFAVRDDWQSKGIGTYLMNILTDIARKRGVEGFEAKVLVKNELMLSVFYNSGYEVKTKLENDTYQISYNFKDK
- a CDS encoding Acetyl-CoA synthetase; its protein translation is MNFEKLLRPKSVAVIGASSDSKKVGNNVLDNIIKGGFEGDIYPINPKVDEILGVKCYKSLDEVPGTVDLAVIVIKRDLVIPMLRDCASNGVKAVIVITAGFGETGEEGRKLQREIVQIVRQNNMTMVGPNCLGLINPWHKLNASFGQGLNEAGSIGLISQSGALITAIQDMSVENRIGFSMLASLGNKAALDEVDFLNNLHYDDNTKVIAAYLEDISRGQEFMRVAERVGKTKPILILKSGRTAAGAQAASSHTGSLAGADSAYNSAFERSGVIRVDSIEHLFDISTAFAYQPLPKGDRVAVVTNAGGPGIMMTDALEMAGLKMAKLDDGVKENLMKELPCAASVHNPVDVLGDAGGDLYGSSMDTLLASDKVDSLIVILTPQKMTDDVAIANAIVECSKKYEKPILACFMGADIVSKGVEILRENRIPQYSIPERAARAMREMVTYSRYKSRPLRVVERFAVNKIPVIKTIRAIMSTGYMEIGEADAKAILKAYNFNVPPGLVATNVEEAAKFSSEVGFPVAMKISSPDILHKSDVGGVKVGMQNASAVEDAFELMMLRVKRKKPDADIKGVLIERMIFGGREVILGMKKDPQFGPVLMFGLGGIFVEVLKDVSFGLAPLTSEECIKMIESTKSYKLLTGARGEKPYDILAIVENLQRMSQLVIDFPEISEIDINPLKVGHEGDGAFVVDARIVLEKENG
- a CDS encoding major facilitator superfamily transporter; amino-acid sequence: MSGEKVFNRWFVVAGALIIQVSLGAVYIWSVFQTPLMSVYPSWSETAVTLPAQLVLASFALAVIFGGRFQDRLGPRKVATAGGIILGVGLILARFTQYFSPPMALIWLIITFSILGGIGIGAGYVCPIATCVKWFPDKRGLISGLAVAGFGAGAFFFAPLARGLVSGGAYQVFAVDLFTLPRLGVFNTFMALGIIFLVAVVAGAQLLRNPPEGYSPPGWSPPKQADGSSLKSADFTPSQMLRTPAFWFLWITYFAGCTAGLQVIMKASPIWQSMGIADIVPPVPEAEFLRIGALGAMAVSILALFNSGGRIIWGKISDTIGRKTTLVVMFILCGTVMLMLNSMQSFPLFLLGIGVVGLCFGGFLAIYPALTADYFGTKHLGVNYGWMYTAYGAGGIVGPFLAAKLMRVESNIPYLVSNNIGEIAEKMFAVGNYQAAFVVAGIACIIAAAVALMIKVPVQNNAG